One Halobaculum sp. CBA1158 DNA segment encodes these proteins:
- a CDS encoding metal ABC transporter ATP-binding protein, with translation MSRADATAESTSAADPADNGATRSTDDDVISLSDVTFGYTATPVVEDVSLDIAAGEYVAVVGPNGSGKSTLMKLMLGLLRPDVGETRLFGEPAHRFDDGERVGYVSQHASAAKEMPITVREVVKMGRFPHVGFGLLSAEDWRIVDEALATVGMSDFADRRITKLSGGQRQRAFIARALASEADLLVLDEPTVGVDAESVEAFYDLLEALNDDGITVLLIEHDLGAVVDHAERVVCLNREVYFDGPTDEFVESDALARAFGTAVGLGGDDR, from the coding sequence ATGAGCCGCGCCGACGCGACGGCCGAGTCCACGAGCGCCGCCGACCCCGCGGACAACGGGGCGACCCGGTCGACCGACGACGACGTGATCTCCCTGTCGGACGTGACGTTCGGCTACACGGCGACGCCGGTCGTCGAGGACGTGAGCCTCGACATCGCCGCGGGCGAGTACGTCGCCGTCGTCGGCCCGAACGGCTCGGGGAAGTCGACGCTGATGAAGCTCATGCTCGGCCTGCTTCGCCCCGACGTGGGCGAGACGCGCCTGTTCGGCGAGCCGGCCCACCGCTTCGACGACGGCGAGCGCGTCGGGTACGTCTCCCAGCACGCCAGCGCGGCCAAGGAGATGCCGATCACCGTCCGCGAGGTGGTGAAGATGGGTCGGTTCCCCCACGTCGGCTTCGGCTTGCTGTCGGCCGAGGACTGGCGGATCGTCGACGAGGCGCTCGCGACAGTCGGGATGAGCGACTTCGCCGACCGCCGGATCACGAAGCTCTCGGGGGGACAGCGCCAGCGCGCCTTCATCGCCCGGGCGCTCGCGAGCGAGGCGGACCTGCTCGTGCTCGACGAGCCGACCGTCGGCGTCGACGCCGAGTCCGTCGAGGCGTTCTACGACCTCCTGGAGGCGCTCAACGACGACGGCATCACCGTGCTCCTCATCGAGCACGACCTCGGTGCCGTCGTCGACCACGCCGAGCGCGTGGTCTGCTTGAACCGCGAGGTGTACTTCGACGGCCCGACCGACGAGTTCGTCGAGAGCGACGCGCTCGCGCGGGCGTTCGGCACCGCCGTCGGCCTCGGCGGGGACGACCGATGA
- a CDS encoding metal ABC transporter substrate-binding protein: protein MTDARDPTGSPRPTRRRFLAGGTALLASGSAGCLGGAAGSGRGGDAGSGTDDGADGPVAVASFFSFYDFAREIADDTPITVRNLVPTGLHGHGWEPNATITRQIVDADAFIHVGEDFQPWADRAIQTLKDDDVDTQLINVREGVDLVPLADTLDRDEEGVGEGRGRDPHFWLDPRRAKVAVDNIVEGLVELAPAHEDALRDNAASYKEVLDRIDADYEAIFDAAERDVVQLAAHNAFQYIADRYGVQMRPLVVNLAASGDVKPSDITEAKRVIDENDIRYIGAGVFETRRPAKQLIAETDVEAYYPVTPYAGVREDWVENDWGYEEIAYNINMPTFEVVLGNTPPEEAGYDGWNDEWRNFE, encoded by the coding sequence ATGACCGACGCACGTGACCCGACGGGTTCGCCGAGACCGACCAGACGCCGGTTCCTCGCGGGCGGGACGGCCCTGCTCGCGTCCGGATCTGCCGGGTGTCTCGGCGGTGCGGCCGGGAGCGGCCGCGGGGGAGACGCCGGATCGGGAACCGACGACGGAGCGGACGGACCGGTCGCTGTGGCGTCGTTCTTCAGCTTCTACGACTTCGCCAGGGAGATCGCCGACGACACGCCGATCACCGTTCGAAACCTCGTGCCGACCGGCCTGCACGGCCACGGCTGGGAGCCGAACGCGACCATCACCAGACAGATCGTCGACGCAGACGCGTTCATCCACGTCGGCGAGGACTTCCAGCCGTGGGCCGACCGCGCCATCCAGACGCTGAAGGACGACGACGTGGACACGCAGCTGATCAACGTCCGCGAGGGCGTCGATCTCGTTCCCCTCGCGGACACCCTCGACCGCGACGAGGAGGGCGTCGGCGAGGGCCGTGGGCGGGACCCGCACTTCTGGCTCGATCCCCGGCGGGCGAAGGTCGCGGTCGACAACATCGTCGAGGGGCTGGTCGAACTCGCGCCCGCCCACGAGGACGCGCTCCGCGACAACGCGGCGTCGTACAAGGAGGTACTGGATCGCATCGACGCCGACTACGAGGCGATCTTCGACGCTGCCGAGCGCGACGTGGTTCAACTGGCCGCGCACAACGCCTTCCAGTACATCGCAGACCGCTACGGCGTCCAGATGCGACCGCTCGTCGTCAACCTCGCCGCAAGCGGCGACGTGAAGCCCTCGGACATCACCGAGGCCAAGCGCGTCATCGACGAGAACGACATCCGCTACATCGGGGCGGGCGTCTTCGAGACGCGCCGGCCCGCGAAACAGCTCATCGCCGAGACCGACGTGGAGGCGTACTACCCCGTGACGCCGTACGCGGGCGTGCGCGAGGACTGGGTCGAGAACGACTGGGGCTACGAGGAGATCGCGTACAACATCAACATGCCCACCTTCGAGGTCGTCCTCGGCAACACGCCCCCCGAGGAGGCCGGATACGACGGCTGGAACGACGAGTGGAGGAACTTCGAATGA
- a CDS encoding zinc ribbon domain-containing protein has translation MSKITFRADSDLVDRLDEFEASKSEVMREALRAYLDDAERRDAVGSGSDGVAEERSPLDDALAARVDELVTARLDEEFGTRRGDRGGYADRGRPSRTPRVADTVPSVDLTVNVDGVGAGVDGPADGDETTATAPNAPATTANDGSRSETDRETEAAAGTASDADSRSCAQCGEDVSDDHVFCPNCGEKATRRLFCECGDEVRSDWGFCPGCGRRTPTADVLDAP, from the coding sequence ATGAGCAAGATCACCTTCCGCGCGGACTCGGACCTCGTGGACCGCCTCGACGAGTTCGAGGCGTCCAAGAGCGAGGTCATGCGGGAGGCGCTCCGCGCGTATCTCGACGACGCGGAGCGGCGGGACGCGGTCGGCTCGGGATCCGACGGTGTCGCCGAGGAGCGCTCTCCGCTGGACGACGCGTTAGCGGCCCGCGTCGACGAACTGGTGACCGCGCGCCTCGACGAGGAGTTCGGGACCCGGCGCGGTGATCGCGGCGGTTACGCGGACCGAGGGCGTCCCTCCCGAACCCCTCGCGTCGCCGATACCGTTCCGTCGGTGGACCTCACCGTGAACGTCGACGGCGTCGGGGCCGGAGTCGACGGACCCGCAGACGGAGACGAAACGACAGCCACAGCCCCGAACGCGCCCGCGACGACGGCGAACGACGGATCGCGTTCGGAGACTGACCGGGAGACGGAGGCGGCCGCGGGAACCGCGTCGGACGCGGACTCACGAAGCTGCGCGCAGTGCGGAGAGGACGTGTCCGACGACCACGTCTTCTGCCCGAACTGCGGGGAGAAGGCGACCCGGCGGCTGTTCTGCGAGTGCGGGGACGAGGTTCGTTCCGACTGGGGGTTCTGTCCGGGATGCGGTCGACGGACGCCGACTGCCGACGTGCTCGACGCGCCGTAA
- a CDS encoding ribbon-helix-helix domain-containing protein: MERVTLRIPKQQIEEVEQMVETGEFPNRSEAIRSAVRDMLNEQADASGERTRGERSKRSWAKV, from the coding sequence ATGGAGCGTGTGACACTACGAATCCCGAAACAGCAGATCGAGGAGGTCGAACAGATGGTCGAGACGGGGGAGTTCCCGAATCGCAGCGAGGCGATTCGCTCCGCCGTCCGCGACATGCTCAACGAGCAGGCTGACGCCTCCGGTGAGCGGACGCGCGGCGAGCGCAGTAAGCGCAGCTGGGCGAAGGTGTAA
- the ftsZ gene encoding cell division protein FtsZ produces the protein MQDIVQDALANAEAEQRSMDAGGDDDEFGEPRIVIVGAGGAGNNTINRLYNIGVDGAETVAINTDKQHLKMIEADTKILVGKSLTNGLGAGGDPSMGERATEMAQGTIKEVLGDADLVFVTAGMGGGTGTGAAPVVSKIAKEQGAIVVGMVSTPFNVERARTVKAEEGLEELRNEADSIIVLDNNRLLDYVPNLPIGKAFSVMDQIIAETVKGISETITQPSLINLDYADMSTIMNQGGVAVMLVGETQDKNKTQEVVNDAMNHPLLDVDYRGASGGLVHITGGPDLTLKEAEGIADNITERLEASANVIWGARIQEEYKGKVRVMAIMTGVQSAQVLGPSTQKQADKSRQSIEGGQASELDFDAKSNAEAAANGGNGGNQEAAWQSDGGRDSRNERNNGLDVIR, from the coding sequence ATGCAGGACATCGTCCAGGACGCCCTCGCGAACGCGGAGGCGGAGCAGCGGAGCATGGACGCCGGCGGCGACGACGACGAGTTCGGGGAGCCCCGGATCGTCATCGTCGGCGCGGGTGGTGCCGGCAACAACACCATCAACCGACTGTACAACATCGGCGTCGACGGCGCGGAGACCGTCGCGATCAACACCGACAAGCAGCACCTCAAGATGATCGAGGCCGACACGAAGATCCTCGTCGGCAAGTCCCTGACCAACGGGCTCGGCGCGGGCGGCGACCCCTCGATGGGCGAGCGCGCCACCGAGATGGCCCAGGGAACGATCAAGGAGGTGCTCGGCGACGCGGACCTGGTGTTCGTGACCGCCGGCATGGGCGGTGGAACGGGCACCGGCGCGGCCCCGGTCGTCTCGAAGATCGCCAAAGAGCAGGGCGCGATCGTCGTCGGCATGGTGTCGACGCCGTTCAACGTCGAGCGCGCCCGCACCGTCAAAGCCGAGGAGGGGCTCGAGGAGCTCCGCAACGAGGCCGACTCGATCATCGTTCTGGACAACAACCGCCTGCTCGATTACGTCCCGAACCTCCCGATCGGCAAGGCGTTCTCGGTGATGGACCAGATCATCGCCGAGACGGTGAAAGGGATCTCCGAGACCATCACCCAGCCGTCCCTGATCAATCTGGACTACGCGGACATGTCCACGATCATGAACCAGGGCGGCGTCGCTGTGATGCTCGTCGGCGAGACCCAGGACAAGAACAAGACCCAGGAGGTGGTCAACGACGCGATGAACCACCCCCTGCTCGACGTGGACTACCGCGGCGCGTCCGGCGGGCTGGTCCACATCACCGGCGGTCCCGACCTCACGCTGAAGGAGGCCGAGGGAATCGCCGACAACATCACCGAGCGCCTCGAGGCGAGCGCGAACGTGATCTGGGGCGCGCGCATCCAGGAGGAGTACAAGGGGAAGGTCCGCGTCATGGCGATCATGACCGGCGTCCAGAGCGCGCAGGTGCTCGGTCCGAGCACGCAGAAGCAGGCCGACAAGTCGCGCCAGAGCATCGAGGGCGGCCAGGCGTCCGAACTCGACTTCGACGCGAAGTCGAACGCCGAGGCCGCCGCAAACGGCGGAAACGGTGGGAACCAGGAGGCGGCCTGGCAGTCCGACGGCGGCCGCGACTCCCGCAACGAGCGGAACAACGGCCTCGACGTCATCCGCTGA